In Brucella melitensis bv. 1 str. 16M, a genomic segment contains:
- a CDS encoding OmpP1/FadL family transporter: MTSDLACAAQYRQPWGIQTDVGTDTVRMFTAIEQKISSHDYGVNCSYRFVAGEKGYFRILGGVSYQELKGEQTRLIPGISPNMNPTKFPFPGPVRVASLDAEDQSVGWRLGAAYEIPEYAMRATLVYQSEVKYDLEGTIDNLVLNPITGRGMPLNVESDVATPQSVEFKFQTGIAPDWLAFGSVKWTDWSSITSVDFVSSDNKIAPKGTKITSLNLYYQDGWTVSGGVGHKFNDQWSAAATVTWDRGTSTGLTSQTDVWLFGLGTNYKPTDQFEVRLAGAAGWLSAGDLDDTMIAGVSNPTGSKGEFGNDFVGALSLTAKVKF; the protein is encoded by the coding sequence GTACCGACACAGTTCGCATGTTCACCGCAATCGAGCAGAAGATTTCGTCTCATGATTATGGTGTGAACTGTTCCTATCGCTTTGTAGCAGGGGAAAAAGGTTATTTCCGAATTCTTGGCGGCGTCAGCTATCAGGAACTGAAGGGTGAGCAGACCCGTCTGATTCCTGGCATTAGTCCAAACATGAATCCGACGAAGTTTCCTTTTCCAGGGCCGGTTCGGGTAGCATCGCTTGATGCTGAAGATCAGTCGGTTGGCTGGCGTCTTGGTGCTGCTTACGAAATTCCTGAATATGCGATGCGCGCCACGCTCGTCTATCAATCGGAAGTTAAGTATGACCTTGAAGGCACGATCGACAATCTTGTGCTGAACCCGATAACGGGGCGGGGCATGCCGCTTAATGTGGAGAGCGATGTTGCTACGCCGCAGTCGGTTGAATTCAAGTTCCAGACCGGTATCGCCCCGGACTGGCTCGCATTCGGCTCGGTCAAGTGGACCGACTGGTCGAGCATCACATCGGTGGACTTTGTTTCTTCTGATAACAAGATCGCTCCCAAAGGCACGAAGATCACCAGTTTGAACCTTTACTATCAGGATGGTTGGACGGTTAGCGGCGGTGTCGGTCATAAGTTCAATGACCAGTGGTCTGCGGCTGCAACTGTTACGTGGGATCGTGGAACGAGCACCGGCCTGACGTCGCAAACAGATGTCTGGCTCTTTGGCCTTGGTACCAATTACAAGCCAACGGATCAGTTTGAAGTGCGCTTGGCCGGCGCTGCTGGCTGGCTTTCCGCTGGTGATCTGGATGATACCATGATTGCTGGTGTGTCCAACCCAACGGGTTCCAAGGGCGAATTCGGAAACGACTTCGTTGGTGCGCTTTCGCTCACTGCCAAGGTGAAATTCTAA